One Bacillus sp. FJAT-52991 genomic region harbors:
- a CDS encoding thiamine phosphate synthase: protein MSFQLHAVTTGTLERKQAAHIALKVHPFLDYLHIREKHRSAKEIFTWIESFIDAGVPANKIIVNDRLDVALASKAGGVQLTESSIPVAEARRIAPTIKMGCSVHNVEAAAKKAAYGADFILLGHIYETACKPSLSPVGLWEVKEASALSKVPIIAIGGILPQHVTDLKLAGAGGIAVMSGIFGHSNPLEQAIAYREAIKKEEGILE from the coding sequence ATGTCTTTTCAGCTTCATGCTGTAACAACAGGCACATTAGAGCGAAAACAAGCAGCGCATATTGCCTTGAAAGTCCATCCTTTTCTCGATTATCTTCATATTCGCGAAAAGCATCGGTCTGCGAAAGAGATCTTTACATGGATAGAAAGCTTTATCGATGCAGGTGTGCCTGCCAACAAAATTATCGTCAATGATCGATTGGATGTGGCTCTAGCTTCGAAAGCAGGAGGGGTTCAGTTAACGGAAAGCAGTATTCCGGTAGCGGAGGCTAGAAGGATTGCTCCTACGATCAAGATGGGATGCTCCGTTCATAATGTAGAGGCAGCAGCGAAAAAAGCAGCATATGGCGCTGATTTTATTTTGCTCGGACATATTTATGAAACAGCGTGCAAGCCTTCGCTTTCTCCCGTTGGTTTATGGGAAGTGAAAGAAGCTTCCGCTTTATCTAAAGTTCCAATTATCGCGATTGGGGGAATTTTGCCTCAACATGTAACGGATTTAAAACTGGCCGGAGCAGGCGGTATCGCTGTCATGTCAGGCATCTTTGGCCACTCTAACCCGCTTGAGCAAGCAATTGCCTATCGTGAAGCGATTAAGAAAGAGGAGGGAATTCTTGAATGA
- a CDS encoding thiazole synthase — protein sequence MDELFIGGKKLTNRLFTGTGKFADHTVMRQAFEQSGTEVVTVALRRVDLEAGQENILHDIPEGVTLLPNTSGARTAEEAVRIARLAQAAGMGNWIKIEVIPDQKYLLPDNEETIKATEVLAEEGFVVLPYVNPDLMTAKKLADAGAAAVMPLGSPIGSNRGIRMKEMIRIVIEEKTLPIIVDAGIGRPSEAAEAMEMGADAVLVNTAIATAKDPVNMAVAFHLAVQAGRKAYLAGVGPVSQQAQASSPLTGFLN from the coding sequence ATGGATGAATTGTTTATTGGAGGGAAGAAGTTAACGAACCGGTTGTTTACGGGAACAGGTAAATTTGCCGATCACACGGTGATGAGGCAAGCTTTCGAGCAGTCGGGAACGGAAGTGGTGACAGTTGCTTTAAGACGGGTCGATTTAGAGGCAGGGCAGGAAAATATTTTGCATGATATTCCAGAAGGAGTGACGTTACTTCCCAATACTTCAGGTGCGAGAACAGCTGAGGAAGCAGTAAGGATTGCTCGTTTAGCCCAAGCAGCAGGGATGGGCAATTGGATTAAAATCGAAGTCATTCCCGATCAAAAGTATTTACTGCCAGATAATGAAGAAACGATTAAGGCGACAGAGGTATTGGCGGAGGAAGGATTTGTTGTGCTTCCTTATGTGAATCCCGATTTGATGACGGCGAAAAAACTAGCAGATGCAGGGGCGGCTGCTGTGATGCCTCTTGGTTCACCGATTGGCTCAAACAGAGGGATTAGAATGAAAGAAATGATTCGAATTGTAATTGAGGAAAAAACGTTGCCGATCATTGTCGATGCTGGGATTGGCAGGCCTTCTGAAGCGGCGGAGGCAATGGAAATGGGAGCGGATGCTGTACTAGTGAATACAGCGATTGCGACGGCAAAGGACCCGGTGAATATGGCAGTGGCTTTTCATTTAGCTGTCCAAGCAGGAAGAAAAGCTTATCTTGCTGGAGTAGGCCCCGTTTCTCAACAAGCACAAGCCTCCTCTCCATTGACTGGATTTTTAAACTGA
- a CDS encoding ThiF family adenylyltransferase, which translates to MDDRYSRQELFLQEKGSFTNKHVLLIGVGALGSALAEMLARAGIGHITLIDRDYVDWTNLQRQQLFTEEHAKERLPKAIAAKQRLMEINSDIQITAITADAGPIELEELIKKQSPDLLLDGTDNFETRFIINDVSQKYTIPWIYGACVGSQGISFPIIPGVGPCFHCLLDMLPAEGITCDTVGVISPTVQMTAAYQGAEALKILSGRMADVRQELIAFDLWKNTFSAIRVASLQKKDCPSCGSQRHYPFLQMDNQTRVAVLCGRETVQIRPPKARRYQLHELASMLQKQGIHVKSNKFLLSAKLSNKRIVLFQDGRMLIHGTKDITAAKKLYHQLLG; encoded by the coding sequence ATGGATGATCGTTATTCTAGGCAGGAATTATTTTTACAAGAAAAAGGTTCTTTTACTAATAAGCACGTTCTATTAATTGGAGTGGGGGCACTAGGTTCAGCCTTAGCAGAGATGCTTGCTCGTGCTGGCATTGGTCATATCACATTAATTGACCGTGATTATGTCGATTGGACAAATTTACAGCGACAGCAGTTATTTACAGAGGAGCATGCAAAGGAGCGGCTTCCAAAAGCGATCGCGGCGAAACAAAGGCTAATGGAAATCAATTCTGATATTCAAATCACAGCCATTACGGCAGATGCAGGTCCTATAGAATTGGAGGAGCTGATCAAGAAGCAATCACCAGACTTGCTTCTTGATGGGACCGACAATTTTGAAACTCGTTTTATCATAAATGATGTATCGCAAAAATATACTATTCCGTGGATTTATGGTGCTTGTGTTGGAAGTCAAGGAATCAGTTTTCCTATTATTCCTGGCGTTGGCCCATGCTTTCATTGTTTACTTGATATGCTGCCAGCTGAAGGGATCACATGTGATACGGTCGGTGTGATCTCGCCTACTGTCCAAATGACTGCAGCGTATCAAGGAGCAGAGGCATTGAAGATTCTTTCGGGAAGGATGGCTGACGTTCGCCAAGAGCTCATCGCTTTTGATCTATGGAAGAACACATTTTCAGCTATTCGGGTGGCCTCTTTGCAAAAGAAAGACTGTCCTTCATGTGGCAGTCAGCGGCACTATCCATTTTTGCAAATGGACAATCAAACGAGAGTAGCGGTGCTATGCGGCAGAGAGACCGTTCAAATTCGCCCGCCCAAAGCAAGACGTTATCAGTTGCATGAACTTGCTTCTATGCTTCAAAAACAGGGGATTCATGTGAAGTCAAATAAATTTTTATTGTCGGCTAAACTATCTAATAAAAGAATCGTTTTGTTTCAAGATGGACGGATGCTGATTCACGGAACGAAAGACATAACAGCCGCTAAAAAGCTATATCATCAGTTGCTTGGCTGA
- the thiH gene encoding 2-iminoacetate synthase ThiH — MSFYDLYNNIKNEPYDQLFERMTLDDVDRALSKSTLDEHDLLALLSPIAQHRLEKMAQKAHQLTVQHFGKVIVLFAPLYLTDYCVNKCTYCSFSFDNDFPRRKLTALEISQEAKALKQMGIQHVILLTGESRIHSSVDYLIEGAQILKEYAASISIEVQPLDTKEYERLCQAGIDGLTVFQEVYNEEIYKELHLKGPKRNYKYRLDAPERGCLAGMRSVNIGALLGLDDWRKESYFTALHAQYLQKKYLQTDIAVSFPRIRPNLGGFAPKVEVSDRDLVQAMLAFRLFMPRTGITLSTREEAKFRDHLIKLGVTKMSAASSTVVGGYATTKQEENSQFEISDSRPVEEVKARLKQLGYQPVSKDWDILTV; from the coding sequence GTGAGCTTTTATGACCTATATAACAATATTAAAAATGAACCATATGACCAACTGTTTGAACGAATGACACTAGACGATGTCGATCGGGCTCTATCAAAATCAACACTTGATGAGCATGATTTATTGGCTTTATTGTCACCGATTGCCCAACATCGATTAGAGAAAATGGCACAGAAAGCTCATCAGCTGACGGTTCAGCATTTCGGGAAAGTGATCGTGCTATTTGCCCCGCTGTATTTAACCGATTATTGTGTGAATAAATGTACGTATTGCAGCTTTAGCTTTGATAATGATTTTCCAAGAAGAAAATTAACCGCTTTAGAAATCAGTCAAGAGGCAAAGGCGTTAAAACAAATGGGGATTCAGCATGTGATTTTGCTGACAGGAGAATCGCGCATTCATTCATCTGTTGATTATTTAATAGAAGGAGCGCAAATATTGAAAGAATATGCGGCTTCTATTTCGATTGAAGTTCAGCCGCTTGATACGAAAGAATATGAACGGTTATGTCAAGCAGGAATAGACGGATTGACCGTTTTTCAGGAAGTGTACAATGAAGAGATTTACAAAGAACTTCATCTGAAGGGACCGAAAAGAAATTACAAATATCGTCTTGATGCCCCTGAACGAGGATGTCTTGCAGGGATGCGTTCAGTCAATATTGGGGCACTATTAGGGCTTGATGATTGGAGAAAAGAATCCTATTTTACAGCCCTTCATGCTCAATATTTGCAGAAGAAATATCTTCAAACGGATATTGCGGTGTCTTTTCCGCGCATTCGTCCAAATCTGGGAGGATTCGCTCCGAAAGTGGAAGTCAGTGATCGAGACTTAGTGCAGGCAATGCTTGCTTTTCGCTTATTTATGCCGCGAACAGGCATCACATTATCGACGCGGGAAGAGGCGAAGTTTCGCGACCATTTGATCAAGCTAGGTGTGACGAAAATGTCCGCTGCTTCCTCCACAGTAGTTGGTGGTTATGCAACAACTAAGCAAGAAGAAAATAGCCAGTTTGAAATCTCAGATTCCCGACCCGTTGAAGAGGTAAAAGCAAGATTGAAGCAATTAGGTTATCAGCCAGTAAGTAAAGATTGGGACATTTTAACGGTATAG
- the thiS gene encoding sulfur carrier protein ThiS — MNVIINGKKEDIELASPTVAALLNLYVLDGKAVIVERNGQIVSKNDLAMTPIADGDRIEIVHFVGGG, encoded by the coding sequence ATGAATGTAATCATCAATGGAAAGAAAGAAGACATTGAGCTGGCTTCACCGACGGTTGCGGCTTTGCTCAATCTATATGTACTTGATGGTAAAGCGGTGATTGTGGAACGAAACGGACAGATTGTTTCAAAGAATGATCTAGCCATGACCCCGATTGCTGATGGGGACCGGATTGAAATCGTGCACTTCGTTGGTGGTGGATGA